The following are from one region of the Georgenia sp. M64 genome:
- the hrpB gene encoding ATP-dependent helicase HrpB, producing MPVDPLARLLADPPDLPVAGALAELVDAVRDRGAAVVQAPPGTGKTTLVPPALAAHVPGTVVLTQPRRVAARAAARRLAHLLGEPLGATVGYSVRGDRVVGPRTRVEVVTTGVLMRRLQRDPELPGVGAVVLDEVHERHLDADLALALLVDVRANLRPDLPLVAMSATVEAARTAALLGEGVPVVSVTGALHPVEILWCPPPAARADHRGVTPAFLGHVAATVRRALAERSGDVLVFLPGAAEIGAVARRLAGVDADVRPLHGRLPGPEQDRALDPGPRRRVVLSTAVAESSLTVPGVRVVVDAGFSREPRTDHRRGLAGLVTVGVSRAAAEQRAGRAGREGPGAVYRCWSPAEHAGLREHPAPEIATADLASFVLEVACWGGGDLALLDPPPPAATEAARATLRRLGALDDAGAVTARGRAIAAVPADPRLARALLDAAPVLGARRAAEAVALLTESSAGGDLVAALRALRRGGPESATWATQTRRLRTIVDERRGRSDDAPGAALPDDLAVGLVVALAHPDRLARLRPGGSGYLMVSGTGAVLPPGSGLAGSPWLAVADAERTAGRRDALIRSAVPVDEDLALEAAGATLHEEEEVRWEGRVVARRTLALGAVELTSTPFDPGPAQVVGAVREALRSDGLDTLAWSAAARALRARLAFLHRALGEPWPDVGDDALLTGLDSWLGPDLARVRGAGDLRRLDLLGALRRLLPWPEAARLDELAPERVALPSGSSAAVDYTGERPVLAARIQEVFGWQEAPRLAGGRVPVLVHLLSPARRPAAVTDDLASFWATGYAQVRAELRGRYPRHAWPEDPLTAAPTRGTGRPRRA from the coding sequence GTGCCCGTCGACCCCCTCGCCCGGCTGCTCGCCGACCCGCCCGACCTGCCCGTTGCGGGCGCGCTGGCCGAGCTCGTCGACGCCGTGCGCGACCGTGGCGCCGCCGTCGTCCAGGCCCCGCCGGGCACCGGCAAGACGACCCTCGTGCCGCCCGCGCTCGCCGCGCACGTGCCGGGCACGGTCGTCCTCACCCAGCCCCGGCGGGTCGCCGCCCGGGCAGCGGCCCGCCGGCTCGCGCACCTGCTGGGCGAGCCCCTCGGAGCGACCGTGGGCTACAGCGTCCGGGGTGACCGCGTGGTCGGGCCGCGCACGCGCGTGGAGGTGGTCACCACCGGGGTGCTGATGCGCCGGCTCCAGCGCGACCCCGAGCTGCCCGGCGTCGGAGCGGTCGTCCTGGACGAGGTCCACGAGCGCCACCTCGACGCCGACCTCGCCCTGGCGCTGCTCGTGGACGTCCGCGCCAACCTGCGCCCGGACCTCCCGCTCGTGGCGATGTCCGCGACCGTCGAGGCCGCGAGGACCGCCGCCCTGCTCGGCGAGGGGGTCCCGGTGGTCTCGGTGACGGGCGCCCTGCACCCCGTCGAGATCCTGTGGTGCCCGCCGCCCGCAGCGCGGGCGGACCACCGGGGGGTGACCCCGGCGTTCCTCGGTCACGTGGCCGCGACGGTCCGCCGGGCACTGGCGGAGCGGTCCGGCGACGTGCTCGTCTTCCTGCCCGGCGCCGCTGAGATCGGCGCGGTGGCCCGCCGGCTCGCGGGGGTCGACGCCGACGTCCGCCCCCTCCACGGCCGCCTGCCCGGACCCGAGCAGGACCGCGCGCTCGACCCGGGCCCGCGCCGGAGGGTGGTGCTGTCCACCGCGGTGGCGGAGTCGTCCCTCACCGTCCCGGGCGTGCGGGTGGTCGTCGACGCCGGGTTCTCCCGCGAGCCGCGCACCGACCACCGCCGGGGTCTGGCCGGGCTGGTCACGGTGGGGGTCAGCCGGGCCGCGGCCGAGCAGCGTGCCGGGCGGGCGGGCCGGGAGGGCCCCGGCGCCGTGTACCGGTGCTGGTCGCCGGCGGAGCACGCCGGGCTGCGCGAGCACCCCGCCCCGGAGATCGCCACCGCCGACCTGGCGTCCTTCGTCCTCGAGGTCGCGTGCTGGGGCGGGGGCGACCTGGCCCTGCTCGACCCGCCGCCCCCCGCCGCGACGGAGGCCGCCCGGGCGACCCTGCGCCGGCTCGGGGCCCTCGACGACGCCGGCGCGGTGACCGCCCGCGGGCGGGCGATCGCCGCGGTCCCGGCGGACCCGCGCCTGGCCCGGGCGCTGCTCGACGCCGCCCCGGTGCTCGGCGCCCGGCGCGCGGCCGAGGCGGTGGCGCTGCTGACCGAGTCCTCCGCGGGCGGGGACCTCGTCGCGGCCCTGCGAGCGCTGCGCCGCGGCGGCCCGGAGTCGGCCACGTGGGCCACGCAGACCCGGCGCCTGCGCACCATCGTCGACGAGCGGCGTGGCCGGTCCGACGACGCGCCGGGTGCCGCGCTGCCGGACGACCTCGCCGTCGGGCTCGTCGTCGCCCTCGCCCACCCCGACCGCCTGGCCCGGCTGCGTCCCGGCGGGTCGGGGTACCTCATGGTCTCGGGCACGGGGGCGGTCCTGCCGCCCGGTTCGGGCCTGGCCGGCTCGCCCTGGCTCGCGGTCGCGGACGCCGAGCGCACCGCCGGGCGGCGCGACGCCCTCATCCGCTCCGCCGTCCCCGTCGACGAGGACCTCGCCCTGGAGGCGGCCGGCGCGACGCTCCACGAGGAGGAGGAGGTGCGCTGGGAGGGCCGGGTCGTCGCCCGCCGGACCCTCGCCCTCGGGGCGGTGGAGCTGACCTCGACCCCGTTCGACCCGGGTCCCGCCCAGGTGGTCGGCGCCGTGCGGGAGGCGCTGCGCAGCGACGGCCTCGACACCCTCGCGTGGTCGGCGGCGGCCCGGGCCCTGCGCGCCCGGCTCGCGTTCCTCCACCGCGCCCTGGGCGAGCCCTGGCCCGACGTCGGTGACGACGCCCTGCTCACCGGGCTCGACTCCTGGCTCGGCCCCGACCTCGCCCGGGTCCGGGGCGCCGGCGACCTGCGGCGGCTCGACCTTCTCGGTGCCCTGCGCCGGCTCCTGCCCTGGCCCGAGGCCGCCCGCCTGGACGAGCTCGCCCCGGAGCGGGTGGCCCTGCCCAGCGGCTCGTCCGCCGCGGTGGACTACACCGGGGAGCGGCCTGTGCTGGCGGCCCGGATCCAGGAGGTCTTCGGCTGGCAGGAGGCCCCGCGTCTGGCCGGTGGGCGGGTGCCGGTGCTGGTGCACCTGCTCTCCCCGGCCCGTCGCCCGGCCGCGGTCACCGACGACCTCGCGTCCTTCTGGGCCACCGGGTACGCCCAGGTGCGGGCCGAGCTGCGCGGGCGCTACCCGCGCCACGCGTGGCCGGAGGACCCGCTCACCGCGGCGCCCACCCGTGGCACCGGGCGGCCCCGGCGTGCCTGA
- the mgrA gene encoding L-glyceraldehyde 3-phosphate reductase encodes MTYTPSSARYDDMVYRRTGASGLDLPAVSLGLWHNFGDDMPFETQRAILRRAFDLGVTHFDLANNYGPPYGSAERNFGRHLADDLRPYRDELVISTKAGYDMWPGPYGQGGGSRKYLLASLDQSLARMGLDYVDIFYSHRFDASTPLEETMGALHTAVTSGRALYAGISSYGPEDTRRAAQILADLGTPLLIHQPSYSMLNRWVESEGLLDALADVGAGCIAFSPLAQGMLTGKYLGGIPEGSRASQGKSLSPDLLTDATLDHVRKLAEIAEGRGQGLAQMALAWALRDERVTSVLIGASSVAQLEQNLGALENLSFTDDELATIDDHARDAGIDLWAGFRRA; translated from the coding sequence ATGACGTACACCCCCTCCTCCGCCCGCTACGACGACATGGTCTACCGCCGCACCGGCGCCAGCGGCCTCGACCTCCCCGCGGTGTCGCTGGGCCTGTGGCACAACTTCGGCGACGACATGCCGTTCGAGACCCAGCGGGCGATCCTGCGTCGCGCCTTCGACCTGGGCGTCACGCACTTCGACCTGGCCAACAACTACGGCCCGCCCTACGGCTCCGCGGAGCGCAACTTCGGCCGTCACCTCGCCGACGACCTCCGTCCCTACCGCGACGAGCTCGTCATCTCGACCAAGGCCGGGTACGACATGTGGCCGGGCCCGTACGGTCAGGGCGGCGGCTCGCGCAAGTACCTCCTCGCGAGCCTGGACCAGTCCCTGGCCCGGATGGGCCTGGACTACGTCGACATCTTCTACTCCCACCGCTTCGACGCCTCCACCCCGCTGGAGGAGACGATGGGGGCCCTGCACACCGCCGTCACGAGCGGCAGGGCGCTGTACGCCGGGATCTCCTCCTACGGCCCCGAGGACACCCGGCGCGCCGCGCAGATCCTCGCCGACCTCGGCACCCCGCTGCTCATCCACCAGCCGTCGTACTCGATGCTCAACCGCTGGGTCGAGAGCGAGGGGCTCCTCGACGCCCTCGCCGACGTCGGGGCCGGGTGCATCGCGTTCTCGCCGCTGGCGCAGGGCATGCTCACCGGCAAGTACCTCGGCGGCATCCCCGAGGGGTCGCGCGCCAGCCAGGGCAAGTCCCTCTCCCCCGACCTGCTCACCGACGCCACCCTCGACCACGTGCGCAAGCTCGCCGAGATCGCCGAGGGTCGCGGTCAGGGCCTGGCGCAGATGGCCCTGGCGTGGGCGCTGCGCGACGAGCGGGTGACCTCGGTCCTCATCGGGGCCTCCAGCGTGGCCCAGCTCGAGCAGAACCTCGGCGCCCTGGAGAACCTCTCCTTCACCGACGACGAGCTCGCCACGATCGACGACCACGCGCGCGACGCGGGCATCGACCTGTGGGCGGGCTTCCGCCGGGCCTGA
- a CDS encoding Gmad2 immunoglobulin-like domain-containing protein, producing MAGSLRRRGPVAALVLVLAACTDVDPGTDPTTSAPPPPTPTATATATATATATATDEPTTEPAEPTTEPATEPAGTDEVPVYFVVDTRNGIRLARELREVDGDPVVGAVETMVAGPQDPDYTTTWDPATEVLGVEDDDGTLVVDLSAEARTANVGSEGAAMMVQQLVHTVLGAAGAEDAEVLLLIDGEPAGEVWGTLVWDEPVAAEDPLDVRQLVQIDRPAEGAEVTSPVTVSGEAAVFEANLPWRVLDDAGTEVEAGFTMTSEGQTFAPFSFTVELDPGTYTVEIIEDDPSGGAGGEPTVDSRTVTVG from the coding sequence ATGGCCGGATCCCTTCGACGACGGGGACCGGTCGCCGCCCTCGTCCTCGTCCTGGCGGCATGCACCGACGTCGACCCCGGCACCGACCCGACGACGAGCGCGCCGCCGCCGCCCACCCCCACCGCCACCGCCACCGCCACCGCCACCGCCACCGCCACCGCCACCGACGAGCCCACCACCGAACCCGCGGAGCCGACCACGGAGCCCGCCACGGAGCCCGCCGGGACGGACGAGGTGCCGGTGTACTTCGTCGTGGACACGCGCAACGGCATCCGCCTGGCGCGCGAGCTGCGGGAGGTCGACGGCGACCCCGTCGTCGGTGCCGTCGAGACGATGGTCGCGGGACCGCAGGACCCCGACTACACGACGACGTGGGACCCGGCCACCGAGGTCCTCGGCGTCGAGGACGACGACGGCACGCTCGTCGTGGACCTCTCCGCCGAGGCCCGCACCGCGAACGTGGGCTCCGAGGGCGCCGCCATGATGGTCCAGCAGCTCGTCCACACGGTCCTCGGCGCCGCCGGCGCCGAGGACGCCGAGGTCCTCCTCCTCATCGACGGCGAGCCGGCCGGTGAGGTGTGGGGCACGCTCGTCTGGGACGAACCGGTCGCGGCCGAGGACCCCCTCGACGTGCGCCAGCTCGTGCAGATCGACCGGCCCGCCGAGGGCGCGGAGGTCACCTCGCCGGTGACCGTCTCCGGCGAGGCGGCAGTCTTCGAGGCCAACCTGCCGTGGCGGGTCCTCGACGACGCCGGCACCGAGGTCGAGGCGGGCTTCACGATGACGAGCGAGGGCCAGACCTTCGCGCCCTTCTCCTTCACGGTGGAGCTCGACCCGGGGACCTACACGGTGGAGATCATCGAGGACGACCCCTCCGGCGGCGCCGGCGGTGAGCCGACGGTCGACTCCCGCACCGTCACCGTCGGCTGA
- a CDS encoding deoxyribodipyrimidine photo-lyase, with the protein MSTTVLWFRRDLRLRDHPALLAAAAAGPVVPVFVLDPAFDGAGAARREALHAALRSLHEATDGALVVRRGRPEEVLPALVRETGAAAVHVTRETTPYGRRRDAEVERSLGVDLVATGTPYAVGPGVLRKADGTPYRVFTPFSRAWRDHGAPCPAPLPAVRWGAAPEDAAGGRVLADPDADRAGAAGEDAALRRWEAFLDDGLERYAERRDRPDLAGTSRLSADLKLGTVHPRTLLADIAAHPAGGGRGAQTFVSELCWREFYADVLHHHPASAWADLRSDLGSLVYDDPATEPTTTRFEAWRAGRTGYPFVDAGMRQLLAEGWMHNRVRMVTASFLVKDLHVWWPHGARHFLDLLRDGDIASNSHGWQWTAGTGTDAAPYFRVFNPVTQGLRFDPDGGYVRRYVPELAHLAGAAAHEPWRHGGAPGYPERVVDHAAERAEALARYEAARR; encoded by the coding sequence GTGTCCACCACCGTCCTGTGGTTCCGCCGCGACCTGCGCCTGCGGGACCACCCTGCCCTGCTCGCCGCCGCGGCGGCGGGCCCGGTGGTGCCGGTCTTCGTCCTCGACCCGGCCTTCGACGGCGCGGGCGCGGCCCGGCGCGAGGCGCTCCACGCGGCCCTGCGGTCGCTGCACGAGGCCACCGACGGCGCCCTGGTCGTGCGGCGCGGCCGACCCGAGGAGGTCCTCCCCGCTCTCGTCCGCGAGACCGGGGCGGCCGCGGTGCACGTCACCCGGGAGACCACCCCGTACGGGCGGCGGCGCGACGCCGAGGTGGAGCGGTCGCTCGGGGTGGACCTCGTGGCCACCGGCACCCCCTACGCCGTCGGGCCCGGGGTCCTGCGCAAGGCAGACGGCACCCCCTACCGCGTCTTCACCCCGTTCTCCCGGGCCTGGCGCGACCACGGTGCGCCCTGCCCGGCGCCCCTGCCCGCGGTCCGGTGGGGCGCGGCGCCCGAGGACGCCGCGGGCGGGCGCGTCCTCGCGGACCCGGACGCCGACCGGGCCGGAGCGGCGGGCGAGGACGCCGCCCTGCGCCGGTGGGAGGCATTCCTCGACGACGGGCTCGAGCGTTACGCCGAGCGCCGGGACCGGCCGGACCTCGCCGGCACGTCGCGCCTGTCGGCCGACCTCAAGCTCGGCACGGTCCACCCCCGCACGCTGCTCGCCGACATCGCCGCGCACCCGGCGGGCGGCGGCAGGGGCGCGCAGACCTTCGTCAGCGAGCTGTGCTGGCGCGAGTTCTACGCCGACGTCCTCCACCACCACCCCGCCTCGGCATGGGCCGACCTGCGCTCGGACCTCGGGTCGCTCGTGTACGACGACCCCGCCACCGAGCCCACGACGACCCGGTTCGAGGCGTGGCGGGCCGGACGCACGGGCTACCCGTTCGTCGACGCGGGCATGCGCCAGCTCCTCGCCGAGGGATGGATGCACAACCGGGTCCGCATGGTCACGGCGTCCTTCCTCGTCAAGGATCTCCACGTGTGGTGGCCGCACGGTGCCCGACACTTCCTCGACCTCCTGCGCGACGGCGACATCGCCTCCAACAGCCACGGGTGGCAGTGGACCGCCGGCACCGGCACGGACGCCGCGCCCTACTTCCGCGTCTTCAACCCGGTGACGCAGGGCCTGCGGTTCGACCCCGACGGCGGCTACGTGCGCCGGTACGTCCCCGAGCTCGCGCACCTGGCCGGCGCCGCCGCGCACGAGCCCTGGCGCCACGGCGGGGCACCGGGGTACCCCGAGCGGGTCGTCGACCACGCCGCCGAGCGGGCGGAGGCGCTGGCCCGCTACGAGGCCGCCCGCCGCTGA
- the pgi gene encoding glucose-6-phosphate isomerase codes for MSRPDISTTPAWQALAAHAATTGDAHLRDLFAADPERGTRLVAEVGDLYVDYSKNRVTDETLALLVDLARAAGLPERTEAMFRGEHINTTEDRAVLHTALRAPRSTELVVDGQDVVADVHAVLDKMAAFAEQVRSGAWTGHTGARIATVVNIGIGGSDLGPAMAAGALAPFSHPGIRSLFVSNVDGDDIADALDGLDPASTLFVVASKTFTTIETITNARTARAWLVEGLGDDAAVAKHFVAVSTNATEVAGFGIDTANMFGFWDWVGGRYSFTSAVGLSLMIAIGPERYREMLDGFHTVDEHFRTTPLERNVPALLGLIGIWYRNFLGAATHAVLPYNQHLARFPAYLQQLDMESNGKSVTVDGEPVRVETGPVVWGEPGTNGQHAFYQLIHQGTQLVPADLLGFVRPAVEIDPHHDLLTANLLAQAEALAFGKTADEVRADGVAGDLVPHRTFAGNHPTTMILAPALTPSVLGQLVALYEHRVFTQGVVWGINSFDQWGVELGKVLAGRIVPELAGDDEPAHDSSTNALIRRYREQRRA; via the coding sequence GTGAGCCGACCCGACATCTCCACCACCCCCGCCTGGCAGGCCCTGGCCGCGCACGCGGCGACCACCGGCGACGCGCACCTGCGGGACCTCTTCGCCGCCGACCCCGAGCGGGGCACGCGTCTCGTGGCCGAGGTGGGCGACCTCTACGTCGACTACTCGAAGAACCGGGTGACCGACGAGACGCTCGCGCTTCTGGTGGACCTGGCCCGGGCCGCCGGGCTGCCCGAGCGCACCGAGGCCATGTTCCGCGGCGAGCACATCAACACCACGGAGGACCGCGCCGTCCTGCACACCGCCCTGCGCGCCCCGCGCTCGACCGAGCTCGTCGTCGACGGCCAGGACGTCGTCGCCGACGTCCACGCCGTCCTCGACAAGATGGCCGCCTTCGCCGAGCAGGTCCGCTCCGGGGCCTGGACCGGCCACACCGGCGCGCGCATCGCCACGGTGGTCAACATCGGCATCGGCGGCTCCGACCTCGGGCCCGCGATGGCCGCCGGTGCCCTGGCGCCCTTCAGCCACCCCGGCATCCGGTCGCTGTTCGTCTCCAACGTCGACGGCGACGACATCGCGGACGCGCTCGACGGCCTCGACCCCGCGAGCACCCTCTTCGTCGTCGCGTCGAAGACCTTCACCACCATCGAGACCATCACCAACGCCCGCACGGCCCGCGCCTGGCTGGTCGAGGGCCTCGGCGACGACGCGGCGGTCGCCAAGCACTTCGTCGCGGTCTCCACCAACGCCACCGAGGTCGCCGGGTTCGGCATCGACACGGCCAACATGTTCGGGTTCTGGGACTGGGTCGGGGGTCGGTACTCGTTCACCTCGGCGGTGGGCCTGTCGCTCATGATCGCCATCGGCCCGGAGCGCTACCGGGAGATGCTCGACGGGTTCCACACCGTCGACGAGCACTTCCGCACCACCCCGCTCGAGCGCAACGTCCCTGCGCTGCTGGGTCTGATCGGGATCTGGTACCGCAACTTCCTCGGCGCGGCCACGCACGCGGTCCTGCCGTACAACCAGCACCTCGCGCGGTTTCCCGCCTACCTCCAGCAGCTCGACATGGAGTCCAACGGCAAGTCCGTCACCGTCGACGGCGAGCCCGTGCGCGTCGAGACCGGCCCTGTGGTGTGGGGTGAGCCGGGCACGAACGGCCAGCACGCGTTCTACCAGCTCATCCACCAGGGCACCCAGCTCGTCCCGGCGGACCTGCTCGGCTTCGTCCGGCCGGCCGTGGAGATCGACCCGCACCACGACCTCCTCACCGCGAACCTCCTCGCCCAGGCCGAGGCGCTGGCCTTCGGCAAGACGGCGGACGAGGTACGGGCCGACGGCGTCGCCGGGGACCTCGTGCCGCACCGGACGTTCGCCGGCAACCACCCGACCACGATGATCCTGGCGCCGGCCCTCACGCCGTCCGTCCTCGGCCAGCTCGTCGCCCTGTACGAGCACCGGGTGTTCACGCAGGGCGTCGTGTGGGGCATCAACTCCTTCGACCAGTGGGGGGTCGAGCTCGGCAAGGTCCTCGCCGGGCGGATCGTGCCGGAGCTGGCCGGGGACGACGAGCCCGCCCACGACTCCTCCACCAACGCGCTCATCCGCCGCTACCGCGAGCAGCGGCGCGCGTAG
- a CDS encoding nitroreductase/quinone reductase family protein: MPADALLRAMNAGHRALLVLSRGRVGRVAAGMPVLELTTTGRRTGRRHAVLLTAPLHDDAGYVVVASRGGDDRPPAWLVNLTADPRVHVRPPGDPGRPMHARVAGPTERAELWPRIVAGHPLYARYQERTSREIAVVVLRPVLGHGVADGPDSSP; this comes from the coding sequence ATGCCCGCCGACGCCCTGCTCCGGGCGATGAACGCCGGCCACCGCGCGCTCCTGGTCCTCTCCCGCGGCCGGGTGGGCCGGGTCGCGGCCGGCATGCCCGTCCTGGAGCTGACCACGACCGGGCGGCGCACGGGCCGGCGCCACGCCGTCCTGCTCACCGCCCCGCTCCACGACGACGCCGGCTACGTCGTCGTCGCGTCCCGGGGCGGTGACGACCGGCCGCCGGCGTGGCTGGTCAACCTCACCGCGGACCCCCGTGTCCACGTGCGCCCGCCCGGGGACCCGGGCCGCCCCATGCACGCCCGGGTCGCCGGCCCCACGGAACGGGCGGAGCTGTGGCCGCGGATCGTCGCCGGGCACCCGCTGTACGCCCGGTACCAGGAACGGACGAGCCGGGAGATCGCCGTCGTGGTCCTGCGACCGGTCCTTGGACACGGCGTCGCGGACGGGCCAGACTCGTCGCCATGA
- a CDS encoding DUF72 domain-containing protein has product MIHVGTSGWSYDHWDGVLYPPGSPPRDRLAHYVERFGTVELNASFYRWPREAAFASWRRRTPEGFLLSVKAPRGLTHARRLYAPEPWVERLAAAWHTLGPRRGVVLVQLPPGLERDDARLGYFLGRLPPWMRVAVEMRHPSWHDEAVLGMLEHHGAAYCVMSGAGLPCLLRATAPHVYVRLHGPDHHHLYAGEYTDDDLRWWADRLREWEGAGREVFAYFNNDGGGNAVRNAGRLRELLDG; this is encoded by the coding sequence GTGATCCACGTCGGGACGTCGGGCTGGAGCTACGACCACTGGGACGGGGTGCTGTACCCCCCGGGCTCGCCACCGCGCGACCGGCTGGCGCACTACGTCGAGCGGTTCGGCACGGTCGAGCTCAATGCCAGCTTCTACCGCTGGCCGCGCGAGGCCGCGTTCGCGAGCTGGCGCCGCCGCACGCCCGAGGGCTTCCTCCTCTCGGTCAAGGCGCCCCGGGGGCTCACCCACGCCCGGCGCCTGTACGCCCCCGAGCCCTGGGTCGAGCGCCTTGCGGCGGCGTGGCACACCCTGGGACCGCGCCGGGGTGTGGTGCTCGTCCAGCTCCCGCCCGGGCTCGAGCGCGACGACGCCCGGCTCGGGTACTTCCTCGGCCGGCTCCCGCCGTGGATGCGGGTGGCGGTCGAGATGCGCCACCCGAGCTGGCACGACGAGGCCGTGCTGGGAATGCTCGAGCACCACGGCGCCGCCTACTGCGTGATGAGCGGCGCGGGTCTGCCGTGCCTGCTGCGCGCCACCGCGCCGCACGTCTACGTCCGCCTCCACGGGCCCGACCACCACCACCTCTACGCGGGGGAGTACACCGACGACGACCTGCGGTGGTGGGCCGACCGGCTCCGGGAGTGGGAGGGGGCGGGCCGGGAGGTCTTCGCCTACTTCAACAACGACGGCGGCGGCAACGCCGTGCGCAACGCCGGCCGGCTCCGCGAGCTGCTGGACGGCTGA